Within the Sarcophilus harrisii chromosome 2, mSarHar1.11, whole genome shotgun sequence genome, the region AGGTTTTACGACCCAACAAGCACCTCCATTATGTGATCCAGTTCTGTAAGGTCCATTTTGAAAGGCTGATTTGGGGCAACTGGTTGACTACTATAGGGAGCTAAAGTCTTAAGGAGGTCATCTGCAGAAACAGGAGCCATTTTGGAGGCTGCCCCCGTAGCAGAAGTGCAGGGGTCAAAGTCATACATTGACGTGTCTATGTCAGCAAACAGAATGTCATCCAAGGTCAAGTCTGTGAGAAAACCCGTGGAAGTTGTTATCTCAAAGTTTCCAGGTAGAGCGTCCATGAGTTTTGAGTCAGTCGTTCGGCTCTCTGGGAGTCCCTCGGGTTTTTGAACGTTAGACTCGCTGCAGTTTCCTTTAGAGCTGTCGATCGTCGCTACTGCCGCTGCTACTGCCTCAGTGGAGGTAGGTGTTGGACAGAGCTCCTCGATTTCGTCCAAGGCTGAGGAGAAGCTGTCCTTTTCTGGTTGGACGGTTGGAGGTGGAAGTTTCGTGGGACCGTTGGGTTGGACGGCCTGAGAAGTGCAAAAAGTATCGTCCTCCAGCAGAGAGGCTGGGGTGAGGCAAGATTCTAACGATGTAGTGTTTACCAAGTCGGCGGGGTGGGCCGGGGAGGAGGCGAGATGGCTAAAGGCAGGCTGGGCCTCCCGGTAATCGTCCCCCAGCGTGTCAGCTGGCTGAGAAGTGGTGATGAACACAGGTCTCAAGCTGCCTTCCTGTTTGAGTTCCTCCTGAATCCGCCTCAACATGTTGTTAATTAAAACTGTCTTCTGCAGGCTTGGCTCTGTCAGTGGCCTGTGGTTATAGAGTTTCATAAGGGAAATGTTGAAGATAGTCTGGCGCTGTAAGGTGTAGGACACCTTAGATGGACCATCAGTAGGAGACACAACTTTGCCT harbors:
- the SERTAD2 gene encoding SERTA domain-containing protein 2 isoform X3; its protein translation is MLGKGGKRKFDEHEDGLEGKVVSPTDGPSKVSYTLQRQTIFNISLMKLYNHRPLTEPSLQKTVLINNMLRRIQEELKQEGSLRPVFITTSQPADTLGDDYREAQPAFSHLASSPAHPADLVNTTSLESCLTPASLLEDDTFCTSQAVQPNGPTKLPPPTVQPEKDSFSSALDEIEELCPTPTSTEAVAAAVATIDSSKGNCSESNVQKPEGLPESRTTDSKLMDALPGNFEITTSTGFLTDLTLDDILFADIDTSMYDFDPCTSATGAASKMAPVSADDLLKTLAPYSSQPVAPNQPFKMDLTELDHIMEVLVGS
- the SERTAD2 gene encoding SERTA domain-containing protein 2 isoform X2 translates to MKSKRRNTLQRLILRTSPEDISGTELISSELYMLGKGGKRKFDEHEDGLEGKVVSPTDGPSKVSYTLQRQTIFNISLMKLYNHRPLTEPSLQKTVLINNMLRRIQEELKQEGSLRPVFITTSQPADTLGDDYREAQPAFSHLASSPAHPADLVNTTSLESCLTPASLLEDDTFCTSQAVQPNGPTKLPPPTVQPEKDSFSSALDEIEELCPTPTSTEAVAAAVATIDSSKGNCSESNVQKPEGLPESRTTDSKLMDALPGNFEITTSTGFLTDLTLDDILFADIDTSMYDFDPCTSATGAASKMAPVSADDLLKTLAPYSSQPVAPNQPFKMDLTELDHIMEVLVGS
- the SERTAD2 gene encoding SERTA domain-containing protein 2 isoform X1, whose product is MSVLTVRSGNLTIFWVKSLEKDKDYMKSKRRNTLQRLILRTSPEDISGTELISSELYMLGKGGKRKFDEHEDGLEGKVVSPTDGPSKVSYTLQRQTIFNISLMKLYNHRPLTEPSLQKTVLINNMLRRIQEELKQEGSLRPVFITTSQPADTLGDDYREAQPAFSHLASSPAHPADLVNTTSLESCLTPASLLEDDTFCTSQAVQPNGPTKLPPPTVQPEKDSFSSALDEIEELCPTPTSTEAVAAAVATIDSSKGNCSESNVQKPEGLPESRTTDSKLMDALPGNFEITTSTGFLTDLTLDDILFADIDTSMYDFDPCTSATGAASKMAPVSADDLLKTLAPYSSQPVAPNQPFKMDLTELDHIMEVLVGS